Genomic segment of Sebastes umbrosus isolate fSebUmb1 chromosome 22, fSebUmb1.pri, whole genome shotgun sequence:
catttagaAGTGCTGGTAGGCTTATTTCTTAAGATAGGCTAATTGACTCCCGGTTCTATCTTCACAACTTAATGCACAGACATAAGtttgatatcaatcttctcgtctaactttTGGCAAGACAAGAAAAACTTCCCAAAATTCATGTCTGTCATGTtcaatttccattttattttagcATCTTGAAGAATTCTCATCCATGTCAGCTTACATTTTGAAATCGAAAGTTCAGTGTTGACCTTTTGAAGTAGAGCAGCAGGCAAAACAATGTCACCACAAGGTCCCTTTAGAAGCTGTTCTGAGGTTTTCGACCATATTAGTCAATATTCCTCCTACCCCGTGGAGGTTTGACTACTGGAGGGCGATGTTTTGATGAGCAGGTCCCTGTTGTTGTTTGAATCTTCTGCTCAGCATCATATAAGGATGCAGAGGTGACATCATTCTGGACCTTTTTCACTTgctgacattttgacttgtcatagcagaaAAGGCGCGGGTAAAATTGAACATGAATAATGACTCCGTTCCATTAAGTGTATCAGGAAGCTAcagctatgacatgtcaaaatgtttattGTTTAAATGAGACAATCGTAGAGTTTGGCATTTAAAGAGAAGATGAGCACACGCTGGTTTCAGACGTTCAAAAagactttaaagatattttacGAGGCACAAAACTGattcaaaatgtttatttcagcTTAGAGATATATAAGAGATATTGGTAAGACATGTTGAATGTGAACTAAAACATGTTTGCGTACAATAAACCACATGGTTCCCTTAATTATAAGACCCATTTGTTTGGGTGAGTTGCATCAGATGAGTTGTTGGCATCTTTCTAAAGTAGGGCAGAGCCGAGTAGTCACAAGATGACATCACACTTTCATCGTGACAGGAAAAAGTGAGCAACAACAGGAAATATTTcacatggctgtgtgtgtgtgtgtgtctgtgtgtgtgcgtgtctgtttTAGTTCCTGCTTTTTGACTGTCCAAACTGGAAAAAACGTTTTGCACCGTCAACGTTGAACATCAGCAGGATTATTGTTGATTGTTTTTTGCTAAATGAAAAGAAtttaaaacaggaaatgaatTTTGTCAGCGTTCACTGGCTCAATCAAACCGCACCAAAgctcttcctgtttcaacaGGAAATGATAGGAAAGAGAAGAagcagatgagagagagaacacTGAGGAAGAATACACTGAACAGTGTTGTTCTTCAGTGTGACACAGGATGAAGGGAAGAGGTTCAACACTTCCTAATTCCTGTTTCCTGAAGAGCAAAGACTGCAAGAGTGATAACCTACTCTGAACTTGTTGAtgtctctctccatttctgtctttctcacaGAGGAAAACATGTTAGAGAGGAAATGGAAAGGAAAAAGTTAACCTTGAGTACAGTGAATAGACAGAAAAGACAGATCTCAAAAATGAATTTAAGCAGGGccggagctcaaacagagcattttagGCCTagtccacacatacacaggtaTTTTTGTAAACTGCATTTTACCTCCTTCATTCTCGGGAGAAATCCTGTCCAGACGAAAACacgaaaacacaattaaagCGCTGTCCAGGCCAGTGGCAGATTTGGACACACATACCAGCGTAGTTGGTCACACTGTCCCTGTCGTGGGAGTGTTGCGTTGCATGATTAGCAATGACCTCCAGAGCGCATTCTGACGCCTCTGTTCCTCAACATAGTGAAAGAGTAActgtacatttatataaaaagtCCTGTTAGCAGGTTATTTGGCCACGTCCACAGTTCATGGATTTAATTTTGCCGCTGTTCCACGACATTTCGCCTCATTAGTGACGCCTCACACAGGAGATAACGGTACACACTCTGACGTTACTAGCCCAAAAAGTCATGCAAAAACTACACATTGACACTAAAAACAGAGTTTCTGAAAATCTTCACCCTGGCCGGAGTTTTAGAAAAGCCACCTTTACAAAAAATACCCACGGATGTGTGTGGACAAGGcctcagacagagggtgaaaagaggtactgcagcacagctggtatgagatataacataaaacatgtaaagcatgtaaacatgatctAGTAGAAAccgaaaatacaagtatgcacaatggaaatgagcataataggtcctctttaatgtgaaagtgtgtAGAACAGCTCAAATAAATGTTCTAAATGTTGGACTGGGTTTTAAGCCCCACCGTTGGTAATTAGCCGGCTGATGTGTCATTTAGCAAAGCACTTAACGGGTTTCACTTAGCTGAGCAAAACTGCAAATCAGTTAATGTATCAGAGAGCTTAATAGATTATACGTAAGAGCTCTTTAAAACTCCTGATGGTGAGTTATTATGAGTGGAATAATGTACATCATTTAATAATCGATATTTGTGTCTAGAGAATGACctctgtgtctgtttctgttttaatagcACACGCAGTTTGTCCTAAACTCGGCCCGGgagaagagggacatggagcaAAGACACGCTGCAATCAAGAAAAAGGTAATACATTAACAAAAATGAACACTTAAATGCACACTTTTACATATATAAATctatacaaaaataatgtttttaaaccacaataaataaaatcGACAGGAATAGACCCTTAAAAGCAATTTAATTTACACTAAGtgacttgtttttctttaatatttccAGGACGTGTCCTATGATGACTCCATCATGGACTTCAACGCTGACGCAGCTAATGGGATCGCCATGGAAGGATACCTCTACAAGAGAGCCAGCAACGCCTTCAAGACCTGGAGCAGGTACAAGTTCACCCACGAAATGTCTCACAGAGAACAGCTGCATTGTCTTTGggattttctctccctccatacGTCTCACTAAAAGGACTCAAATgtccactgtgttggaaaatAGTTACTGAACTGATTGTGTACACTGTCTATGACCTTTTCatattctctctcctctctaggCGCTGGTTTTCAATTGAAAAAAATCAGCTGGTGTATCGGAAGAAATTCAAGGTATATTTTAGATAAGTGTCcctatttttaaaattttctttttaaaaggaGGGGTCTTTATGAGGAGATAGCATGTCTCTAGTTTGTGActttaaagtttcatgaggctgtgagtATCCTCGAGATCACAACTGCTTATATAGTGaagtcaaatttcaaaaaatggtctcacgtAATAAAATGGCtattatggggactaacatcatcacacatgaatacaattgagctcattggatccacaagagtctcagctttacagcgatacccaatttatgcaactccaagactgtttagggacccctgtatgcagaaatattcaaatacaccattttagtataggcgaaaacaacacatttatactgcatgattTTTGCTcaaaactgaatgtgattatcataaagtgggcatttctgtaaaggggagactcgtgggtacccatagaacccattttcatccacatatttttaggtcagaggtcaagggactcctttgaaaaggCCATGCGAgtccaaaatttagcctaactttggagcgtcattcagcctccttcctgaaaagctagcatgacatggttggtaacaaagGATTCCTCATCCAGTAGATGacaccagtaccttcactctaaaCACAAATATGCATAATGACATGAACAGTCTGACCTTCATGTTTTTCCTGTCTGCGTCTCTCTCAGGACCAGCCTACAGTTGTGGTGGAGGACTTGCGTCTTTGCACAGTGAAGCCCAGCGCTGAAAACGAAAGACGGTTCTGCTTTGAAGTGGTGTCCCCGTCAAAGTGAGTGGGCGAACAACATGCTTGTGCACTCATGCATACGTGTATTTAGGCGATGTGGGTGAATTTTCATCAGTGTTAAGTGTCCTGcaaaagagggaggagggggggtgtgAGAATTTGTCCACGTCAAtttctcgtgtgtgtgtgtaggtgttgtTCGTTGCAGGCCGACTCGGAAAGGCAGCAGCAGGCGTGGATCAGCGCCGTCCAAAACAGCATCGCCTCAGCCTTTCAGGAGCACAGAGAGGACCCACACAGCCCAgtgagaacacaaacacacacacacacaccatcatctTCTATATCTGCATTTTTCAGTGGGAGTTTAATCCGAGGagatacaggaagttgtgtGCCTTTGTGCGTCTCCTCAttcctgtatttgtgtgtatgtggttCTCAGAGACAGCGCTGCAGCTCGGTGTCGACCGGTTTGgtaggaggagggggaggaggaggaggggatcaGGAGAACAAGGGCAACAAGGGCTGCAAGGCCCTGGAGGAGGTCCAGGCGATCACGGGCAACAAGCAGTGCTGTGACTGCGGGGAGCCCGGTCCTGATTGGGCCTCCATCAACCTGGGCATCACGCTTTGTATCATCTGCTCAGGAatacacaggtacacacacacacacacacattcacacacacacacacttatacacacacTTGGCTTGGAAGATCTTAGCTTTAATGGTTTCCTCCTCTTAACAGGAGCCTGGGAGTCCATTTCTCCAAAGTACGCTCCCTCACTCTCGACTCCTGGGAGCCAGAGCTCATTAAGGTAATTTAACCTTTTAACTGCAGCAGCTACAGTACACAACCTCATTATTGCATTTCCTGTGCTCTTCTGAGTATAATGATTATGAAATGAATTATTTAATAGTTTTCTTTAACTAAACTCTCCAAATAGAGCACACtaatttttatgtaattttttttttatttgctttctttagTTGATGTGTGAATTAGGAAACACAGTAATCAACAGGATCTACGAGGCCCGGATTGATGAGATCACCATCAAGAAGCCCCACCCTTCCAGTCCTAGGTACGTACTAACcaacgcacagacacacagtttaCACATGCAGCATAGACGGTACTACTCAGTCTGTGAAAACGGTGGTGTAATGTGttatgtggctctggaggacaATGACcctggtgatgtcatcaggagTGTCCTGACTTTGGCTTTAGACTTCATATTTTCAGCAGAAAATAGGGCATGGAGTTAGGAAGATTTGGACATTTAAAAGGAAAAGACGGTCTAAGAATAAGATGCTTttggttgcattatgggaaatgtaggaccCAGCAGTTCAGGAGCTTGATCCATTCTAGAGagtaagggtgctttcacacctgtagttgggTTCATTTGGTCCGAACCGAGGattcctgttcacactgactttttacaaaccaaccaagcggagtaaacatgaagttatacagactgacaggtaactCGTTGATTGGACTATTTTGGCGATTGCCATTGGACTTCATATCGACCGCTTATTATGATGAGTATTGGTAGAGACAGGATTGTACAAAAGCTCCAGATGACTGGTACGAACACATAGTGGGAACGTCAGGGAGCACACGGACACGCGCATGAGGTGTATTACTGTGGGatcgctgtcacacactttttaattgAGTCaatgaactgacaaagtacaCAAAGTCGAATACAAGCACAGCAATTTTAACAATTTTTGACCTATTAATCAGGGAAAATACCCACGCTGACGTGCTTATATACATGGccttaaatacagatcaataaCATCGCTTCCTGAGCAGATTTCACGATCAGCAGATagatttattagtagtttagatTTTGAAATCgtgctaaaatcacatatctgctaccataaaatcctgtggttggttcatttgctttcacaccacgaacaaaccgcaccagagtacaCTTGAAACCAGTCTGGTTGTTTGGTCCCGTACCAGTGTtcgattgacagctttcacaccagcccaaatGAACCATTCGTTTTAACCGAATCTaacaggttaggtgtgaaagcaccctaaaagtcaggatatctctgcctctgctgctttgattttgaccTCTTATTTTAACGTGTCTCTTGCAAGTCTTCTAACTTTGTGGAAGTCCAATACTAAATTGGTGGGGTACCCCTTTAAGTTCACCTGATTAATTTGGTAATCAAAGAAGgaacgaaaaaagaaaaaaattcacTAAATATTCAAcgttatttattttacattttctgtcttCAATCTGAGACTTTGTTTTCCGTGAACTGAATTTTCCCAAAAAGGCCTCAAATGAAGATGTGACCCAAATTATAATAATGTTATCTCACTATGATAATTGTAAGAGTGTCAATCAAACACCAATCTATGTCACAGCATCAATCTCAACTTCTGGTGGCCAAATATAACCTCCACACTAGACATCTTGGTTTATTGAAATATTGCTGACAGTAGGTTGTCATGCTTTGTTGAATTAGgtgtcagttttgttttgtgcttGTGAAAGCAGTGCACATTGTGATCACTTTACAAAAAGAGCAAATGATATAGAAGGTATTAGGTCTACGGAAAGCCTGGTTTTGAGGGAACATATTTCCCAATGCTAaagattttgcatttatttatcaaactgtttatCCAACATGACTCAGAAATCAGCATCAATAAAGAGAAACACACTTTTCATCTCCTCCTGTTGTCATATTCAGGGCATTACATAAAGTTTTGATTCAGTCTATTAGTAGTGTGTGAGTGGATTTGCTTCAGCTCTCCACAACTCTGAAACGGTTTATGTGTGTTGATGCAAATGTACCGTCTGCAAAGATCTATGTGGTTTACAGATGATTATATCAGCGGCCTATAACTCTCTTTAGAATTATTTTTtgacttcctcttctcctctctgttgtgtcgcagcagacaggaagtgccACAGGTACATGACACACATGATTAACGTTGTGACTACAGTGTCCTCCGGAAACTTGCTGTGAGGCTGCATGCTTTCTGCGGCATGAGCTTTCAGTCTTGTCTTGTCTGGGTTTCTGTTATTTGTTATTCTATTTGTAAGTGCCTTATAGTACACAGCTGATTAACATgaatttaattgttttaaagTGGGAGGCAGTTTGCATTTGTGCTGTAATTAAATGGTAAATAAAGGAGGCACTTTAAGTCCTAAATAGAGCTCTTTTAAACTGAATTTATGACTTAATTAAAAGACACCGAGCGCCTCGGGGCCATGTGTGAAGCATTCTTGTCTCACAGCTGCACAAGCAAGTTGTGGAGTCAAACTGAGAACAAGTAAAACCAGAAACTTACTGACGAATACAACCCTGCATGTCGGcctcttttgttttgtgtgagaGAAGTTTGCTGAGGAAATATGAATTCCCTCCATCTCTTGTTTTCTTACTTTCTAATCTATCATCTCTGTCCCTCAGAGGAGATAAGGAGACGTGGATCCGATCAAAGTACGTTGAAAAGAAGTTCATCCAAAAGCTGCCCGAGACCGGCAGGAACCCCCTGCTGAGGCGATCCAGCGGCAGGAGAAACCGAGCGGCCACGCAGGACCGGACCGCGCAGCGCCCGCCGCTCAAACCCAAACCGAACCGAGCCACTCTGGCTCGGGGCACAGGTAAACACAGAGAGTCAGGACTTATGGATGGGAACCAGTGTGGCTTTTAAAGGTCTAATAGCGCAGCTTGCTGTCTAGTTCATCACTCTTCATGATCCTGCTGATGTCAacagaacagaaacacacacacacacacactcacacaatccCCAAAACTGGTGATCCAGCAAAAGTTGATAATCCTAAGGGCCTAGTCCGCcatatgttgtgtgtgttgcagtcaGCAGGATAAACCAGTAatcacgtctctctctctgtttcctcagGGCTGAGCCTCAGCGACCTTGTCgaaaaaaacaatacacacaAAGGTGAGATAAAAACACGCACTGATGAATACATTTGACCTGACAACGAAAGCAAGCTTGTACCACATGTTTAACATGAACTGTCAGactagaacatttttaaattggtTGTGGAAAAACTTCAAAAAGAAAAGTTAACCCTCCGCTCCCCCTCAgaagtggaagaagaagaagaagaggatctGAGCGGACTTCACCCCGGGGCGCTGCTGTACCGCTCGGCAGCCCTGCAGAACTTCCCGGTCATGGCCGACGCTTTGGCCCACGGAGCCGACGTCAGCTGGGTCAACGGGGCCGAGGAGTCCAGCACGCCGCTGATACAGGCCGTCTCAGCGGTGAGGAGAGCATTGCCATTaaatttcatattcatattgaTGTTCCCCTAACGATGAATCGTGATGATTTTGACCTCCTGACCTCTCCTTTAGCACCACCGCCAGGAAACTGTCACTCTCTGCAGCCTTTAGGGCCCTCTAGTGGGGCTTTATACATTTAGTGTTGCTGCCTAAGGACTACGGATGAAGATTACAATTTGCTAACTCctgcatgtttacatcctgtattTTATACTGATGTTCATTAACATATTATATTGCTTATTACTAATACTAATGCAATACAAGCTGGATTTAGCGCCGTGACGCCGTCGGCACAGGTCGCTGATGTCGGCTACTTCttaatttgccagaacgtgtcataatgacaaGTGCCAGCACAACCGGAAATTGACCCAACtctattaaaaaatacataaacggCAGTTCACACGTTCCTGTTTCCCACCCAGAATGCCCTGGCAGCCTGCGAGTTCCTGCTGCAGAACGGTGCCAACGTCAACCAGGCAGACTGCAACGGTAGAGGACCGCTTCACCACGCCACCGTCCTGGGTCACACCGGGTAGgacacactgtcacacacacatacacatgctgtCACACATATGAATAGTCCTATTTCATAGAAAAATCGCCTGCACACTGATAATTAAAGGTGTTCAAAAGGTGACAACATATGACAAAAGGTGGATTAATTCTAGAGACTTAAATACGCCATCAGACTCACAACAATCACCAATTTGATttgtaacaataaaataaaataaaaagatacaaATACAGTTGCAAACAACAATAGACACTGACACAGAAAGAAATACAAGtgcagaaaaataaacagatcactttatatacacacactgacagaaaaTCTATTTAAGCCTCCTGGCGCGGCGCCCAGAACCATTAACGGAGCTAAGTAGATTCATCCTGTTGCCCAAATGACGTTCCTTGTTGTGTAAAGTGGGAAATCTCACCACAAAGAAGtgatgaattaaattaaaatacaaaaagagtCTCCTAAAGAGGAGTTAAGACATTTCACAGCTCGACTTTAGGATGTGTTTGCAGTTGATTTATGGGTATAGATGACAAATGCTTCCTTTTTAAGCAGTGCAAAGTCGCCCCTCGTAGCTGTACAGCAACATTTCTACTAAGTGATCTTTGCCAGCGTGGTTATTTATTTGGTAAACTGAGAGGGCTAAAATGCAGATAACATAGAGCCCATTATTTCTCTACCTGTACCTGTACTGCTTATCACAAAGTCAAGTTAGCATCTGTCTCTAATCTCATCTGACCTGGATCAGATTGCAGACTTCTGCTGTGGAGCACAAGTTGGGAGCATGATTTGTCATAATTTAAGagtaagatttatttttaaagtacaTTCAAGAACAAGGTTAAAATAGTTCCAAGAACTATTAAGCTACAGGCACTTAATTCAGGAACAAAACTAGGAACTGAAAGTCCCCTTTGTGCACTCAGTGTTTGCATTTCCTCTTCATTTGAAGAACCGTAAAGATAAGGAAAATgatgaattgaattaaaaagtTACGGTGATCTTTGAGATGCAACTGCCATATACATGACGAATcaacatcacatcatcattGTGTTGTTCTTACTATTATGTAAGATGCCTTATACTAAGgcaagacactacaggcaacatcgtttttcatgcactggtcaattttgagattttggtcTATTTTGCTTCCACAACAGAAAAGGAGCCAgattagtggaaagaaaacatccaaaacgCACATTTAGTTGTTGATTTTACTATAATTggtctatttgcatctgtagatttctcctaaattcaccaaaagttagcattaaatcatgccttatttgcatatttaagcataacatttcagaaaaataattgtcttgatgtaagtaatcaactggggaagtttcatggtgatatctgttCGTTATAATTTTAACTCAAAAGACATACAGAGGTAAAGTGAAGTTCCTGTTTTGCTGAAATGGTTCCTGGGCTTCTGGAAAAGTTCCTGCAGTGGAAATTGGCAACAGTAAGCAGGAGTTAACTAGCTGTCAGGATCTCACCCACTTTATGCATCTCTTTGCTTCCCCAGGTTGGTTTGTCTCTTCCTGAAGCGAGGAGCAGACTACAACGCCAAAGACAAGAACCAGAAAGACCCCATAACTATTGCCGTGGACGCCGCCAACGCTGACATCGTCACTTTGTGAGTATTTGAGACAAGAAAAAGCCTCATAATGTGAGGATGTAAACCAGTTATCAACAGCAGCTTTTCTGACTCATCTTCTCCTTTTCAGGCTGCGGATCGCCAAAATGAACAAGGAGATGCGGGAGATGGACGGAGCGTTTGGCCAATCAGGTCACTCGGGGGGGCAGGGGTCTGGGGATGTATTGGGTGGAAAAGGCGGTGGGCGGGCCCACGGCAGGAAGAGCCTCCAGGCTTTAAAGAACCACATAAGTGGCTGGGCTCTGGGGGGGCAAAATGATTAGTGGGGAAAAAATGAGTCCAGGACAAGAGATGGGAGGTGACTCTGGAATGAGCTTGTTTTTGGTTACAAGCTTAAAGGAAAACACATGTTTTTGTCAAGTTGTTAAGCATCAGAAATCACTGGTTTTGCAGTGTCATGTGGTGTTTATCTGCAGCATCTGCAGAGAAATGATCCTGGCCTTCCACAAATATCCTTCAAGGAAATATGTGTCATCGCTTCTAAGATTTAAAAGAGAAATTGCCTTCATTGAGAAATCATAAAATTCAATTATTGTAAAGCTATAAAGAGCCAGAACACAGGGTACGACAGTATAAAGGCTCAAGGACATAAGTGAGAACAGATTTATCGCATCAGTGAAGACGGGAAAATGTCTTGTGAAACAAAAGTCCACGTTGCACTTTGAATTACAAACGCACATCATCCTGCACTTTCAAACCCACAAAACCTCTGAATACCTTGTCCATAGGGAGTGCTGCATGTGGGTGTTTCCAATGTTGTGTAACGTTtaagaaaatgtatatataataatagacCTATGTCAGGCCTATTTTTTCTGATATTGTATATTTGGGATATTTTTATGTACAGTATTGTACAATGTTCTGGCTTTATCAGATCACTTTTATTGTGTATCTCCATGTGTATTgagcatggatggattactgaatggGCCTAACGGGCACAGGCGCAGGGGCTTCGCTGGCTTTCACCTAAaaaatgtcactcaaagagaCACTAACCAACCAGAAAGACACTAAAAaagaccacaaagaaacataaaataactacaaagagacacaaatacaaCTACAAAGTGACGTGTGTCACAACTACAGAGACAAAAATGACATCagagacataaaatgactacaaattgacacaaaacaactacaaagagactaaaaattaccacaaagaaacacaaaacaactacaaagagactaaaAATGTCCACAAAGAGACATGCAAATAGAGTCCTAGCTCCAAGTAGGAGGGGTGGTGGggccttttgcatgtctgtgccATCTATAAAAATGGacggcatgacagctccccaacagtgaagccaaaacatctgtatcgccccctggtggctggctgcagtataggtcataaagcccgcctcctccatgttagcagatgggacatgggccaaactaaaaattcaaaaacaaaaaaatgttttcccaaagatggtttctgtcatataggtagttcttatcaagtgttaatttttctgataagtttggttttaattagttatttgatgctataaaaagggggtgagacgtcatgattggcagctgtgactctctctcgctgacaagctgcggccgtacTCGGCTCATGATTGGTTtgggcgggtgacctcgataccgcaaccgccaccgcccgatcactactgtgcagagtctggctccaaatgacatcaaaatcttaaaacggcagctcccgtatccgggatgttttggcttcaattctgtacagtgggaggaagtggagatgtgttgtccatctttatataaagTCCATGGTCTGTGCCCAGCggcccattgtctcataatccacCCAGTATATTTTATTGGGCTGTCTTTTTCAGTCCGGTTATGTAAGCTAAATTCATTGTCGGGTTTGGTTCTCAAGGACCATTTTATCCTGCTATTCTGTGAATAGCGACACAGTTTGAACTCTGTTACATATTACGTGTTTGTATTTGTCAGAATCTCAAGCGCTCTGTGCCTCAGCTCTCTCGAGCTGAAGGTTAACAGTGGGTTTTGTTTGCGTTTTGTCATTTGGCTCCTTTTCAAGCTGCAAAGTCCATTCTTTCATGATTGTCCATTAGTGGCTTTTTGTGAAGTTTCTTGTGTAAGCTGTATTCAATCACAGTTTCACATCATGAAGGAATGGAAGCGTGACGCTTTTTGTCTGCTTGAAACAAACTGCTGGTCAGTATTTGACGTGCTGTGCTTTATCACTGTCTATGTCTTTGTTGTGTGCTCTTTGTCTTCTGCCCGCCGAGGTGTCCGGCTCGTCTCAACTGCTTGTGCGGTGTGCCACCTACTGCAAACACAGAGGTAAAGTGCATGTGCGTGCCCCTGATGCGTGTTTATTTGTTCAGTTGCATGCTTCTtgctttagggctgcaactctAAATGTGTTCAGGAAATAGTTGCTGGAATTACGGCGATTAAATTTGTCCTCTCTGAAATGATGCAGCTTTTGATGAAAGATGTTGTGCTTCAAACACATCTGCGTTTCATTAGAAAGAAAGCCAAGAATTTGAAcccaggagagagagatggcatTAATATGAAACTTTTTAACGCTTGTAGTACTGTTTAAGAAATGTCAAGCTTTAATGTCTTCTTCTCTGGTCTTTTCCAGGTGATGAAACCTACCATGACATCTTCAGAGACTTTTCACACATGGCTTCAAACAACCCAGAGAAGCTCAAACGCCGCAGTGCAGACCCCAAACCCTAACAAGCTGTTGCGTCCTCTGCACCTTTGCTGTACAATGCCACATTTCACACTTTTTCAAACACGTATGCAGAAAAACATGCTAGTATCCGACTCACaggcatgcagacacacacagattttCCTTGGCTACCTGCCATTTGTTCAGTCATAGCTCAGCTGGTGTTGACTTCAGAGGGGATGAACGCTCCAAACAGTGAATTCTTTGTGCGGACACGTCAGACCAGAACAATTACGTCCGAGTGGGAACATTGGAGCAGCTTTATGAGACCAGCATGATGTGTCTTTATGTGTAGCAGAGGGTTACAACATCACTCTGCCAAGATTTCttaattaaatcttttttttttttttttttaaag
This window contains:
- the acap1 gene encoding arf-GAP with coiled-coil, ANK repeat and PH domain-containing protein 1 isoform X1, giving the protein MTVKLDFEECLKDSPRFRAEIELVQIDVSGLETRLEKLVKQCQAMLEAGRVYCQTSKSFVNGLKDLGLHCSGDTTMEECLDKFSKKLSIILEAQGEVIETTQKTVKTKLQNFVKEDVRRFKDVRKEFERGSECLEGALVRNAQAPRGKQHEVEEASNALLNARRTFRAEALDYVLEINVIEAKKKTDILMAMLSMMDAQAQLFQHGHQSLSELDEYRRKLNDEHTQFVLNSAREKRDMEQRHAAIKKKDVSYDDSIMDFNADAANGIAMEGYLYKRASNAFKTWSRRWFSIEKNQLVYRKKFKDQPTVVVEDLRLCTVKPSAENERRFCFEVVSPSKCCSLQADSERQQQAWISAVQNSIASAFQEHREDPHSPRQRCSSVSTGLVGGGGGGGGDQENKGNKGCKALEEVQAITGNKQCCDCGEPGPDWASINLGITLCIICSGIHRSLGVHFSKVRSLTLDSWEPELIKLMCELGNTVINRIYEARIDEITIKKPHPSSPRGDKETWIRSKYVEKKFIQKLPETGRNPLLRRSSGRRNRAATQDRTAQRPPLKPKPNRATLARGTGLSLSDLVEKNNTHKEVEEEEEEDLSGLHPGALLYRSAALQNFPVMADALAHGADVSWVNGAEESSTPLIQAVSANALAACEFLLQNGANVNQADCNGRGPLHHATVLGHTGLVCLFLKRGADYNAKDKNQKDPITIAVDAANADIVTLLRIAKMNKEMREMDGAFGQSGHSGGQGSGDVLGGKGGGRAHGRKSLQALKNHISGWALGGQND
- the acap1 gene encoding arf-GAP with coiled-coil, ANK repeat and PH domain-containing protein 1 isoform X2, yielding MTVKLDFEECLKDSPRFRAEIELVQIDVSGLETRLEKLVKQCQAMLEAGRVYCQTSKSFVNGLKDLGLHCSGDTTMEECLDKFSKKLSIILEAQGEVIETTQKTVKTKLQNFVKEDVRRFKDVRKEFERGSECLEGALVRNAQAPRGKQHEVEEASNALLNARRTFRAEALDYVLEINVIEAKKKTDILMAMLSMMDAQAQLFQHGHQSLSELDEYRRKLNDEHTQFVLNSAREKRDMEQRHAAIKKKDVSYDDSIMDFNADAANGIAMEGYLYKRASNAFKTWSRRWFSIEKNQLVYRKKFKDQPTVVVEDLRLCTVKPSAENERRFCFEVVSPSKCCSLQADSERQQQAWISAVQNSIASAFQEHREDPHSPRQRCSSVSTGLVGGGGGGGGDQENKGNKGCKALEEVQAITGNKQCCDCGEPGPDWASINLGITLCIICSGIHRSLGVHFSKVRSLTLDSWEPELIKLMCELGNTVINRIYEARIDEITIKKPHPSSPRGDKETWIRSKYVEKKFIQKLPETGRNPLLRRSSGRRNRAATQDRTAQRPPLKPKPNRATLARGTGLSLSDLVEKNNTHKEVEEEEEEDLSGLHPGALLYRSAALQNFPVMADALAHGADVSWVNGAEESSTPLIQAVSANALAACEFLLQNGANVNQADCNGRGPLHHATVLGHTGLVCLFLKRGADYNAKDKNQKDPITIAVDAANADIVTLLRIAKMNKEMREMDGAFGQSGDETYHDIFRDFSHMASNNPEKLKRRSADPKP